The following nucleotide sequence is from Streptomyces xiamenensis.
CTTCTCGGCGCGCTTCATGGTGAGCAGCCGCAGAACCTCGTGCAGCGCCTGGTTGCGGGGGCGCAGGTCGAGCCAGGCCGGTTCCTCGCCGTCGGTGCGGCGCGGGTCGCGCACGCCCCGGCCGATGAGCCGTATCGACTTGGGGTCGAACAGGACGCTGTGCAGCGGTTCGAACCGCAGGCCCCGGTCACGGCTGCGGCGGGCGGCCTTCTCCCGGCGGGTTTCCTCGTCATCGCCCGGCTGGTCGTCGTACTCCTCGGTGCCGTAGGGGCGGTGGCCGAAGTTGACCTTGGCGAACAGCACGTTCAGCGACTCGTACAGGTGGCAGCTGTCGCGCGCGGCCTGCTCGGTCAGCATGACGTCGCGGGCGACGAGTTCACGCAGCCGGGCCATGGAGTACCCGGCCTCGTACGTGCGGTCGTCCGCGGGCAGGATGCCCAGTTCGGGGCGGGCCTCGGCGTACAGCAGGAAGAGGACGCGGTACAGGTAGCGCAGTGTCTCGCGGGTGAGTTCCTTCTCGATGGGGATAGCGGGGTCCTCGATGTCCGCCGGGGTGAGGCCGGTGGCGCGCAGCCGGTCCAGTACCTCGTTGGCGATGATCTCCACGGAGCGCTGGAGGCCGTGGCGCAGTTCGCCGGAGACGCCGACCGCGTTCTCACCGCTGGACTTGAGCAGCGCGTCGATGAGCGGTGCTTCGCCGTTGTCGCCGGGGCGCAGTGCCTCGTGGCTGAAGAGGGCGGCGATGGTGGCGAGTTCGCCGGTCTGGGTGCGGTCGTTGTGTTCGAGGGCGGTGTCCAGGGAGACGGCGAGGTGACGGCCCTCGCCCCAGGTGGTGCGGTCGGCGAGGACGAGGACGCCGCCGGCCAGCAGCAGAACGAAGCGGGGCGCCTCGCTGGTGGTCGCGGGGGCACTGTCCTCGGTGTCTCCGGCCGTGGGCGCGTCAGTGCCGCTGTCGTCGGCGCCGGGCCCGGAAGCGTCGGGTCCGGGGGCGGGGCCGCCGCTCGTGATGGCGTCGCTGTGGAAGAGCCAGGAGGCGAGGGCGGCGCCCGAGGTGAGGGTCTCGGCGGCGCTGATCCGTACCGGGTGCAGCAGACGGCCGGGGCCCTCGGGTTCCACGGCGGCGTCGGTGTCCGCCGTCCAGCCGCAGTCCAGGGCGATGATGCCGTCGCCGTGCCAGGCGACACGGACGGTGTGATCGCGTCCCGCCTGCCGTACGGTGATCTCCTCGGATCCGGGGTCGCTGTGCGCGTCGGCCGGCCCGTCTCCCCGATCCGGCCCGTGTTCCCCGTAGCCGAGGGCCCGCAGGATCTCGCGGTGCCACTCGGTGAGCCGCCGGCGCCACTCCGGGTCCTGGTGGGTGTGCAGGCCCAGGGCGTCGTCACCGGCCTCGTCCTCACGGTGGGCGCGCCGGGTGAAGAAGCCGCGCCGCTCGTCCGTCACGTAGCCCATGCGCAGGGAGCGCAGGGCCTCGCGCGGCGTGCGGCGCTGTTCGAGCTCGTCGTTCTCCCGCACCGACCAGGTGGCGAGCAGGCCCTTGCGCAGGTCGGTGCCCAGCTGCTCGGCGTAGTAGTGGGCCGTGAAGTACTCGCCGCGGTTGACGAGGGAGGGGAATTCGGCGCTCATCGGGTGGCTGCCGCTCCTTCCGGTCCGTGCAGTACGGCCATCAGCCGCAGCATGGGTTCGCCTGAGGTTTCCATGGACTTCACCAGTCGCAGCCGCTCATCGGCGGTCACCGCGGCCTGGTGCCGGGCGGTGCCGCCGATCGCCTCCTGCTTCCAGTGGGTGACGCGCTTGCGGTACGGGGCGAGGGTGTCCTCGATCTGCCGCGCGTAGGCGGCCTCCCGTTCCCGGAGATGGCCGAGGGCGGCCTCCATGGCGCCGGGGACGAGGTGCTGCAGGTGTGCCAGCTCGTCCGGGGTGGCGGCGCGTCCCGGCATGCGGGAGGTGACGCCGCACCGGGCGAGGAAGGCGTTGTCCATGCGCTCCGCGGTCATGGGCGGCGCGCCGTCGCTCCCGTCCGCCACCCCGGTCGCCGTCACGGCGATCCACTCCACGACGGTGGGGCGGCCCAGGGCGTTGGAGTAGATGCCCTGGACGAGGAAGACCGGTCCGGGGACGGGCGCGGACAGCACGGGGGCCTCGTTGCGGCCGAAGGCCACCAGCACCTTGTCGGTGAGCCAGTCCAGGACGGGGTGGACGTCGCTCACGTAGGAGACGGTGGGCCACTGGGTGTCGGCGGAGTCCAGCGCGGCCTTGAGGCGGCGGCCGGCGAGGGCCTTGTCGAAGGTGACCCGGAGCCGGCCGGGGCTCTTCTCGCTGGGCAGGACGCCCTGTTCGCGCAGGTAGGAGCGGGGCAGGTCGCGGAAGCGGTGCTGGAGGTCGGCGGGTGGCTCGAAGGCGACGGTGCCGTCCTGTTCGCGGCGCAGCGCCAGGACGTCCTCGGGGGCGCGGCCGTCGCAGACCTGCTGGATGGCGGCGTCGAAGTAGTCGGCGGAGGTCTCGAAGAGGCTGGGGACCTCGGCGCGGGGAATCTCCTGCGCCGAGGCCTCGGCGCCGCGCGCCCGGGCCGCTTCGACGCGGCCGAGCAGGCCGGCCATGACGGAGGGGCCGGCCTTGCGGGAGGTGTCGATGGACTGTTCGACCGTGCGGCCGGCGATCAGGTCCTTGGTCAGCCGGTCGTCCTCCTCCTTCGCCCGGTACAGGCCGGTGACGGCTTCCGCCGTCCCGTCGATGCGGTGCGCGTGTTCCTCGCGGGCGAGCAGCTTCTCACCGACCAAGCGGTCGTCCAGGGGCCGTGGCTCGCCGGTCTCGGGGTCGGAGCGCCAGGGGATGTCAGAGGTGAGGACGAGGGCGCGGAACTCGGGGCTGTGTTCCTGCCCGTAGCGGTCGATACGGCCGTTGCGCTGTTCGATGCGGATCAGGGACCAGGGCAGGTCGTAGTGGATCAGCTGGTGGCACTGGTGGTGGAGGTTGACGCCCTCGGAGGCGATGTCGCCGGTGAGCAGCACGCGCAGCGGGGAGGCCTGGAGGCCGAAGTCGCTGACGATCTTCTGCTGTTCCTCGTCGCTGTTGGCGTCGCCGTGCATCACCTGGACGGTGCCGCCGTACGCGAGCCAGGGCTTCTTGGGGTTGGTCTCGCGGGCTTCCGGGTCGGTCAGCGGGAAGCCGAGGGCCGCGGGTACGGCCGCGCCCAGCCAGGTGAGCGTGGGCACACTCTCGGAGAAGACCACGACGCGGGTGTCGGAGCCGGGGCCGACGCCGAGGGCGCGCAACTGGGCCACGAGTGCGGCGAGTTTGGCAGAGTCCCGGTCCTCGATCCGGGCGGCGAGGGCGCGCAGGTCCTCCAGGGCGGCGCTCTCGGCCGCCCGCGCGGCGGGGTCGGGGCTCTTGGCGATGGTGCGCTGCCGGGTGGTGACGGTGGCGAGCAGCGCGTGGTGGGAGGAGAGGAACGACTTCAGCAGGGTGTACGGGAACAGCTGGTGGCCGCTGACCGACGCGGTGGCCTCGTCGCGCGGGATCCAGCGGTCGGCCAGTTCGGCGAGGACGGCCTGTTCCTTCTCGCCGGCCGGGGCGTGCACGGGGAGTGAGGGGCCGCGCGTCGCCCAGGCTCCCTGAAGGGACTCGCGGACCTCGGGGCTGGTCTTGGTGCGGCGGATGTAGAGGTGGGAGAGGTCCTTCACCTCGTACTGGTGCGGGTCGGCGATGGCGGCCGGGTCCAGCAGCCGGATCAGTTCGGCGAAGGAGGCCGGGTCGCCGTTGTGCGGGGTGGCCGAGGCCAGGATCAGGGCGTCGGTGCGGGGGGCCAGCAGCCGGGCGAGGGCGTTGCGCTCGGAGCCGCGCGAGATGAGGTTGTGGGACTCGTCGATGACGACGGCGTCCCAGCGGGTGTTCTCCAGGTGGTGGGCGTAGAGGTTCTTGTTCTTGAGGGTGTCGACGGAGACGATGACCCGCTTGAAGTAGGCGAACGGGTTCCGTCCGGAGGGGATTTCCTGCTGGGCGCGCTGGATGCCGGCGGAGTCCAGGCGTACCAGGGGGATGGAGAAGCGGGTCCACAGTTCGCGCTGGAACTGTTCGAGGACGTGCTGCGGGCTCACCACGAGGATGCGCTCGCCCCGGCCGCGGCGGATCAGTTCGGCGAGCAGCAGGCCGATCTCCAGGGTCTTGCCGAGGCCGACGACATCGGCGATCAGCAGCCTGGGCTGCGGGTTGGCCATGGACAGGGCCAGCTCGGCGGGGCGCAGCTGGTG
It contains:
- a CDS encoding DEAD/DEAH box helicase; its protein translation is MTHTPTPEQPRHTENTGASPASGPDADNWARWLPEQSATPPDEQGGRARRHSGFPPGAQVIVREEQWLVRKSENIGNGDTLVEVTGVSPFVRDIEAVFYDKLDHIQLLDPHATTLVPDRSANHSRARLYLEALIRKSFLPQTEHGLALADNFLMDSQRHQLRPAELALSMANPQPRLLIADVVGLGKTLEIGLLLAELIRRGRGERILVVSPQHVLEQFQRELWTRFSIPLVRLDSAGIQRAQQEIPSGRNPFAYFKRVIVSVDTLKNKNLYAHHLENTRWDAVVIDESHNLISRGSERNALARLLAPRTDALILASATPHNGDPASFAELIRLLDPAAIADPHQYEVKDLSHLYIRRTKTSPEVRESLQGAWATRGPSLPVHAPAGEKEQAVLAELADRWIPRDEATASVSGHQLFPYTLLKSFLSSHHALLATVTTRQRTIAKSPDPAARAAESAALEDLRALAARIEDRDSAKLAALVAQLRALGVGPGSDTRVVVFSESVPTLTWLGAAVPAALGFPLTDPEARETNPKKPWLAYGGTVQVMHGDANSDEEQQKIVSDFGLQASPLRVLLTGDIASEGVNLHHQCHQLIHYDLPWSLIRIEQRNGRIDRYGQEHSPEFRALVLTSDIPWRSDPETGEPRPLDDRLVGEKLLAREEHAHRIDGTAEAVTGLYRAKEEDDRLTKDLIAGRTVEQSIDTSRKAGPSVMAGLLGRVEAARARGAEASAQEIPRAEVPSLFETSADYFDAAIQQVCDGRAPEDVLALRREQDGTVAFEPPADLQHRFRDLPRSYLREQGVLPSEKSPGRLRVTFDKALAGRRLKAALDSADTQWPTVSYVSDVHPVLDWLTDKVLVAFGRNEAPVLSAPVPGPVFLVQGIYSNALGRPTVVEWIAVTATGVADGSDGAPPMTAERMDNAFLARCGVTSRMPGRAATPDELAHLQHLVPGAMEAALGHLREREAAYARQIEDTLAPYRKRVTHWKQEAIGGTARHQAAVTADERLRLVKSMETSGEPMLRLMAVLHGPEGAAATR